A region of Ferruginibacter albus DNA encodes the following proteins:
- a CDS encoding efflux RND transporter permease subunit — MSETPSTGGNVFLRRPVTAIVISIVILMVGTLAIMNMPISQYPDITPPTVQITSNFTGADAQTVEQTTTTPIESQVNGVPGITYMQSNSANSGQSSITATLDLAANPNIVALDIQNRVGIATPTLPSQVQRLGVTTLKRNPSILMLVAIYSPGGSHSIPFMDNYANIYVRDQLLRVPGVGDVFSRADNFSMRVWLQPDKLAQMGLTANDVQNAINEQNLQIAAGSVGAPPQNSGSAFEFTVFTNSRLNTEADFGNIVVRSNPADKSIVYLKDVARIQLGKVSYSANSFVDGKRGAYLLVYQAPGSNALETAEGVYAAMDKMKKYFPADIDYVVPFESVTVVKVSISDVVNTLLIALLLVTIVVFLFLQNWRATLIPVLAIPVSIVGTFIFFIPLGFTINTLTMFGFVLAIGIVVDDAIVVVEAVQHYMDSEGLSPKEATARALADISAPVIAIALILASVFVPVGFIPGIVGKLYQQFAITIAISVLISAFVALSLTPALCSLLLKPQHLSNKSKGLNRFFFAFDSRLAKITNGYTSSVGKWIKKAPLVVILLICIIVGDLLLFKAKPTGFIPTEDDGRLICTFEIPEAGSTTRSINVLDSMIKLAQTVPGVYHTAALGGLNFLTGGAKSSSGSMFMQLKPWDERTKESEKIDGIVAELNKRFASIKEARIVVIKPPAIPGLGNAGGFSIQIEQRQSNDDIKTFEKVVNNFVAEVKKQPEIDKSPQGAFTFFSARTPGYIVNVDRDKCKTLGLNLADVYNTMQMYMGGTYINQFTAYGRNFYVVAQADTSYRSDVSKIGQYYVKNISGEMIPLSAVVSYKLTETAPLVSHFNLYRSAEVDGSAAPGYSSGQALDALERVADKVLPEGYGYEFSGLSLQEKKSGSSSAYIFALSVVFVFLFLAALYESWAVPFSVLLAVPIGVLGAIIALTLIPRLSNNVYAQIGLITLIGLSAKNAILIVEFAKERLDKGMSAADAALESVRLRLRPILMTSIAFILGVLPLALASGASSVARNTIGWTVLGGMIAATSLAIFVVPVLFVVIANIANRKKKTVQLDDAKELKDI; from the coding sequence ATGAGCGAAACTCCTTCAACAGGTGGTAATGTTTTTTTAAGAAGACCGGTTACAGCCATTGTAATATCAATAGTAATCTTAATGGTGGGTACGTTGGCAATTATGAATATGCCGATCAGTCAATATCCGGATATTACACCACCAACGGTACAGATAACAAGTAACTTCACCGGTGCCGATGCGCAAACGGTGGAACAAACTACTACCACTCCAATCGAATCGCAGGTGAATGGTGTACCGGGAATTACGTACATGCAAAGTAATAGTGCCAACAGCGGACAATCCTCTATTACGGCTACATTAGACCTTGCAGCTAATCCAAATATTGTTGCGTTAGATATTCAAAACCGTGTGGGCATTGCTACTCCTACCCTGCCAAGCCAGGTACAACGGTTAGGGGTAACTACTTTAAAACGTAACCCGAGCATTTTGATGCTGGTGGCAATTTATTCGCCGGGAGGTTCGCATAGTATTCCATTCATGGATAACTATGCCAACATATATGTGCGTGACCAGCTGTTACGTGTACCCGGTGTTGGTGATGTGTTTAGCAGGGCTGATAATTTTAGTATGCGTGTGTGGCTGCAACCTGATAAGCTGGCGCAAATGGGTTTAACAGCGAACGATGTTCAGAATGCAATTAATGAGCAAAACTTACAGATAGCTGCAGGTTCTGTTGGAGCGCCTCCGCAAAACTCCGGTTCTGCATTTGAGTTTACTGTTTTCACCAATAGCCGTTTAAATACAGAAGCTGATTTTGGCAATATCGTTGTTCGTTCTAATCCTGCTGATAAATCAATTGTTTATTTAAAAGATGTAGCCCGCATACAATTAGGTAAAGTAAGTTATTCGGCAAACTCTTTTGTGGATGGTAAACGTGGCGCTTATTTATTAGTGTACCAGGCTCCGGGAAGCAATGCCCTTGAAACTGCCGAAGGTGTATATGCTGCCATGGATAAGATGAAAAAATATTTCCCCGCAGATATAGATTATGTGGTTCCTTTTGAATCGGTAACGGTAGTAAAAGTTTCTATATCGGATGTGGTAAATACTTTATTGATAGCATTATTGCTGGTAACGATCGTAGTGTTTTTATTCCTGCAAAACTGGCGTGCTACTTTAATTCCGGTATTGGCGATACCTGTTTCTATTGTCGGCACCTTCATATTCTTTATACCACTCGGATTTACCATTAATACATTGACCATGTTTGGTTTTGTATTGGCAATTGGTATTGTGGTAGATGATGCCATTGTGGTGGTGGAAGCGGTACAGCATTACATGGATTCGGAAGGTTTATCGCCGAAAGAAGCCACAGCAAGGGCTTTGGCAGATATCAGCGCTCCGGTAATTGCCATTGCCTTGATATTGGCATCGGTATTTGTACCGGTTGGTTTTATTCCTGGTATTGTTGGTAAGCTGTATCAACAATTCGCTATCACTATTGCTATATCAGTTTTAATATCTGCATTTGTAGCGTTATCGCTTACTCCTGCATTGTGCTCTTTATTATTAAAGCCTCAGCATCTTTCCAATAAATCAAAAGGCTTGAATCGTTTCTTTTTTGCGTTCGATTCAAGGTTGGCTAAAATAACCAACGGTTATACCTCCAGTGTTGGCAAGTGGATAAAGAAAGCGCCATTAGTGGTTATCTTATTAATATGTATCATCGTTGGCGACCTTCTATTATTTAAAGCAAAGCCAACAGGTTTTATTCCTACGGAAGATGATGGACGTTTGATCTGTACGTTTGAAATCCCTGAAGCTGGTTCTACCACTCGTTCTATAAATGTATTGGATAGCATGATCAAGTTAGCACAAACAGTTCCAGGTGTCTACCATACAGCGGCATTAGGTGGATTGAACTTTTTAACCGGCGGGGCTAAATCCAGCAGCGGTAGTATGTTCATGCAATTAAAACCATGGGATGAAAGAACCAAAGAATCTGAAAAGATAGATGGCATTGTTGCAGAATTAAATAAACGTTTTGCCTCTATTAAAGAAGCAAGAATTGTGGTTATCAAACCTCCGGCAATTCCGGGTTTGGGTAACGCAGGAGGTTTTAGTATACAGATTGAACAACGGCAATCGAACGATGATATCAAAACGTTTGAGAAAGTTGTAAACAACTTTGTTGCTGAAGTAAAGAAACAACCGGAGATAGATAAGAGTCCGCAAGGTGCGTTCACCTTCTTCTCTGCACGTACGCCGGGTTATATTGTAAATGTTGATAGAGATAAATGTAAAACCCTCGGTTTGAATTTGGCAGACGTGTACAATACCATGCAGATGTACATGGGCGGAACGTACATTAACCAGTTCACTGCTTACGGAAGAAACTTTTATGTAGTGGCACAAGCGGATACAAGCTATAGAAGTGATGTAAGCAAAATAGGACAATATTATGTAAAGAATATAAGCGGCGAAATGATACCATTAAGTGCTGTTGTTAGTTATAAGCTAACGGAAACGGCTCCACTGGTTTCTCACTTTAATTTATATAGAAGTGCAGAAGTAGATGGTAGCGCTGCTCCCGGTTATAGTAGTGGTCAGGCATTGGATGCCTTGGAACGTGTAGCGGATAAAGTTTTGCCGGAAGGTTATGGTTATGAGTTCTCAGGCTTGAGCTTGCAGGAGAAAAAATCAGGCAGCAGCTCTGCCTACATCTTTGCTTTATCTGTAGTGTTTGTATTCTTATTCTTAGCTGCTTTGTATGAAAGCTGGGCGGTGCCTTTCTCTGTATTATTAGCCGTGCCGATCGGTGTGTTGGGTGCGATCATTGCATTAACACTTATTCCAAGATTATCAAATAACGTATATGCACAGATCGGTTTAATTACCTTGATAGGTTTGTCTGCCAAGAATGCGATATTGATCGTAGAGTTTGCAAAAGAAAGATTGGATAAAGGCATGAGCGCTGCTGATGCGGCATTGGAATCTGTCCGCTTGCGTTTACGCCCAATATTAATGACATCCATTGCGTTTATCCTTGGTGTATTGCCGTTGGCATTGGCTTCGGGTGCAAGCTCGGTAGCCCGTAATACTATTGGCTGGACGGTGTTGGGCGGTATGATCGCTGCAACAAGTTTAGCAATTTTTGTGGTGCCGGTATTGTTTGTGGTGATTGCAAATATTGCAAACAGGAAGAAGAAGACAGTACAGTTGGATGATGCAAAAGAGTTGAAGGATATTTAA
- a CDS encoding transposase has protein sequence MQTTQRKSFTAIGNIYFWTATIHKWYPLLQNDTEKKLIADSLKTLSDKGAITVYAFVIMPNHIHLIWQLNAPNGKESAKGSFLKFTAHEFKKMLKLSGGLENYKVDAANKEYQFWQRDSLGIEIWSREVAKQKLNYIHNNPVSGKWQLAKNDISYYYSSAKFYEDGIDEFGFLNNLFKVFDGD, from the coding sequence ATGCAAACCACCCAACGAAAATCTTTCACAGCAATTGGCAATATATATTTTTGGACAGCAACGATTCACAAATGGTACCCTTTGTTACAAAACGATACAGAAAAAAAGCTTATCGCAGATTCGCTTAAAACACTTTCGGATAAAGGTGCTATAACAGTATATGCATTTGTTATCATGCCCAACCATATTCATTTAATATGGCAACTGAATGCGCCAAATGGAAAGGAAAGTGCAAAAGGCAGCTTTCTTAAATTCACAGCACATGAATTTAAAAAGATGTTGAAATTATCAGGAGGCTTGGAGAATTATAAAGTAGACGCAGCCAATAAGGAATACCAGTTTTGGCAAAGAGACTCGTTAGGGATAGAAATATGGAGTCGTGAAGTAGCTAAACAAAAACTGAATTATATCCATAACAATCCGGTATCAGGTAAATGGCAATTGGCAAAAAATGATATTTCGTATTATTATTCTTCAGCGAAATTTTATGAAGATGGTATTGATGAATTTGGCTTTCTGAATAATTTGTTTAAAGTATTTGACGGAGATTGA
- a CDS encoding PorP/SprF family type IX secretion system membrane protein, which translates to MKQTFTLLKNIFFLLLFSINSIAQDIHFSQFFETPLLRNPALAGIFSGDMRLQFVYRNQWQSVTTPYQTGSLSGEFKLPIGKHADFITIGGEILYDRAGTIALSSTHVLPVINYHKSLSEERNMYLSLGFMAGIVQRNLDRSKVITDNQYDGSNYNEGSFDGEAFTTNSYSYFDGSTGMSFNSQIGENKDNNMYAAIAYHHFTKPSNISFYSNPAIEVDPKWVYSAGIRLSTTADSYLTFQGDYSTQGLGNELIAGLSLTKKLDDIDNPKYLIEGGAYWRLQDAIIPVVKLSALPLSVSVSYDINISGLPQASDTKGAFEMGLTYQKYFDHNSSKDAVRCPRF; encoded by the coding sequence ATGAAACAGACATTTACTTTACTAAAAAATATTTTTTTCTTGTTGCTGTTTAGTATTAACAGCATAGCACAAGACATACATTTTTCTCAGTTTTTTGAAACGCCATTATTACGAAACCCTGCATTAGCAGGCATATTTTCAGGAGACATGCGACTGCAATTTGTATATCGTAATCAATGGCAAAGCGTAACCACTCCTTATCAAACAGGTTCGTTGAGCGGTGAATTTAAATTGCCTATAGGCAAGCATGCAGATTTTATCACCATTGGCGGAGAAATATTATACGACCGTGCAGGAACCATAGCGCTTTCATCTACCCATGTTCTTCCGGTGATCAACTATCACAAATCTTTAAGTGAAGAAAGGAATATGTATTTATCGCTTGGATTTATGGCCGGCATTGTACAAAGAAATCTAGACAGAAGTAAAGTGATCACCGATAATCAATATGATGGAAGCAATTACAACGAAGGTTCCTTTGATGGGGAAGCATTTACAACTAATTCGTATAGTTATTTTGATGGAAGCACCGGAATGAGTTTTAATTCACAGATCGGAGAAAACAAAGACAACAATATGTATGCTGCTATTGCATATCATCATTTCACCAAGCCTTCCAACATTTCTTTTTACTCCAATCCTGCGATTGAAGTTGATCCTAAATGGGTTTATTCTGCAGGTATAAGATTAAGCACTACAGCCGATTCTTACCTTACTTTTCAGGGAGATTATTCTACGCAAGGCCTCGGCAATGAATTGATCGCAGGGCTATCATTAACTAAAAAATTAGATGATATTGACAATCCTAAATATCTTATTGAAGGTGGCGCTTACTGGCGTTTGCAGGATGCCATCATACCAGTTGTAAAACTATCTGCATTGCCATTATCCGTTTCCGTTAGTTATGATATTAATATCTCAGGCTTACCACAGGCAAGCGATACAAAAGGTGCCTTTGAAATGGGATTGACGTATCAAAAGTATTTTGATCATAACTCCAGCAAAGATGCTGTAAGATGCCCAAGGTTTTAA
- a CDS encoding ABC transporter substrate-binding protein has translation MNHSYNKFSVRYLLVACSLWLVACSSHQHPDKKIFHYNESSGIASLDPAFAKNQSIMWAVHQIYNTLIEVDDKMQLKPSLAQRWEIAADNLTYTFHLRTDVFFHRDDCFANKERRLTAFDVEYSFKRITDKNVASPGAWIFNKVAVDGFKAINDSTFQLKLIQPFQPILGILSMQYCSIVPKEAVEKYGTDFRRHPVGTGPFQYVAWEEGQALILKKNEQYFEKDSTGRSLPYLDGIKVSFNESKATEFLEFQQGKLDFINDIDPSFKDEVLTKTGNLKKEWEGKVILQKHPYLNTEYFGILSDTNNAILANSPLRFKKIRQAINYGFDRRKMMLYIRNSIGTAAENGFVPQGLPSFDTSIIGYRYDVTKAKQLLAESGFPNGEGLPPITLLTIPIYADIAGYFANELAQIGITIKVEVIQKSLLLEQTAKSQALFFRGSWIADYPDAENYLGVFYSKNPAPPNYTRYNNPAFDKLYEEALAEKNDSLRYKLYQQMDKLVIDDAVIVPLWYDEAIHLVQPTIKNFEANSLNLLELRKTKK, from the coding sequence ATGAACCATTCATATAATAAGTTTAGTGTTCGGTATTTACTTGTTGCTTGCAGCTTATGGCTGGTGGCTTGCTCTTCTCATCAGCATCCTGATAAGAAAATATTTCATTACAACGAAAGCAGCGGCATTGCTTCTTTAGATCCTGCCTTTGCAAAGAACCAATCTATCATGTGGGCGGTGCATCAAATCTATAATACATTGATAGAGGTGGATGATAAGATGCAATTGAAACCTTCGCTGGCGCAGCGTTGGGAAATAGCTGCCGATAATCTTACGTATACGTTTCATTTACGTACCGATGTTTTCTTTCACCGGGATGATTGTTTTGCTAATAAAGAAAGAAGGTTAACAGCATTTGATGTTGAATACAGCTTTAAGCGTATTACAGATAAAAACGTGGCAAGCCCCGGCGCATGGATATTTAATAAAGTGGCTGTGGATGGATTTAAAGCGATCAATGATTCCACTTTTCAATTAAAGCTGATACAGCCTTTTCAACCAATACTCGGCATACTAAGTATGCAATATTGTTCCATTGTTCCAAAGGAAGCAGTAGAAAAATATGGAACTGATTTTCGTCGCCACCCGGTTGGTACAGGACCATTCCAGTATGTTGCATGGGAAGAAGGGCAGGCGTTGATCTTAAAAAAGAATGAACAGTATTTTGAAAAAGATAGCACAGGCAGATCATTACCTTATTTAGACGGCATCAAAGTTTCTTTTAATGAAAGCAAGGCAACAGAGTTTTTAGAGTTTCAGCAAGGCAAGCTGGATTTTATAAATGATATCGATCCATCCTTTAAAGATGAAGTGCTTACTAAAACAGGTAACTTAAAAAAGGAGTGGGAGGGAAAGGTCATCTTACAAAAACATCCTTATCTGAACACTGAATACTTCGGCATCTTATCAGATACCAATAATGCTATTCTTGCAAACTCGCCTTTGCGTTTTAAAAAGATCCGGCAGGCAATTAATTATGGGTTTGACAGAAGAAAGATGATGTTGTACATCCGTAACTCTATTGGCACTGCAGCAGAGAATGGTTTTGTTCCGCAGGGGTTACCTTCTTTCGATACTTCAATTATTGGTTATCGTTATGATGTAACTAAAGCAAAACAATTATTAGCTGAAAGCGGCTTCCCTAACGGGGAGGGGTTACCACCCATTACCTTACTCACCATTCCTATTTATGCAGATATTGCCGGTTACTTCGCTAATGAACTGGCACAGATCGGCATTACCATTAAAGTAGAAGTAATTCAAAAAAGCTTATTGCTGGAACAAACGGCTAAATCGCAGGCGTTGTTTTTCAGAGGCAGCTGGATCGCAGATTACCCGGATGCTGAAAATTACCTGGGCGTATTTTATAGTAAGAATCCGGCACCTCCGAATTACACACGCTATAACAATCCTGCTTTTGATAAGCTATATGAAGAAGCACTGGCAGAAAAAAATGATTCCTTGCGATACAAATTATATCAGCAAATGGACAAGCTGGTGATCGATGATGCCGTGATCGTTCCGTTATGGTATGATGAGGCAATTCATTTGGTGCAACCTACTATTAAAAACTTTGAAGCGAATAGTTTGAATTTATTAGAGCTAAGAAAGACAAAAAAATAA
- a CDS encoding DUF1801 domain-containing protein, with the protein MDIQKQINNYIASQPDTKRSDMEALHKRILKLFPKGKLWFLDGRDDKGKIVTNPNIGYGLLTMKYADGKTKEFYQVGISANTTGISVYIMGIQDKKYLPGTYGKTIGKASVTGYCIKFKTLKDINIDILEAAIRDGVKQTA; encoded by the coding sequence ATGGACATTCAAAAGCAAATCAACAATTACATAGCATCGCAACCTGATACAAAACGTTCAGATATGGAAGCTTTGCATAAGCGCATACTTAAACTATTTCCAAAAGGTAAATTATGGTTTTTAGACGGCAGGGACGACAAAGGGAAAATTGTTACCAATCCTAATATTGGCTATGGTCTTCTAACAATGAAATATGCTGATGGTAAGACCAAAGAATTTTACCAGGTTGGTATTAGTGCAAACACAACAGGAATATCAGTTTATATTATGGGCATTCAAGACAAAAAGTATTTACCCGGAACCTATGGAAAAACAATAGGTAAGGCAAGTGTAACCGGATACTGTATTAAGTTCAAAACACTGAAAGACATAAATATCGACATATTGGAAGCGGCAATCCGAGATGGTGTTAAGCAAACGGCTTAA
- a CDS encoding CBS domain-containing protein — protein MNKNVAAIMRHKAVGIITVSPDTPVITALKMMAERNIGSVVVMDDDQYLGIMTERDYSRKVVLKGRSSVETTAVQIMTADLPTIKPSDSIEHCMQLMSDRNIRYLPVFENDSIAGIISMTDVIKEIISSQEETITHLRDYVHSSL, from the coding sequence ATGAATAAAAATGTAGCAGCTATCATGCGTCACAAAGCCGTAGGAATTATTACCGTATCTCCCGATACTCCCGTTATTACTGCATTAAAGATGATGGCAGAAAGAAACATCGGTTCCGTAGTAGTTATGGACGATGACCAATACCTTGGAATCATGACTGAAAGAGATTATTCAAGAAAAGTTGTTTTAAAAGGTCGCTCTTCTGTTGAGACAACTGCAGTACAGATCATGACCGCCGATCTGCCAACAATAAAACCATCCGACAGCATTGAACATTGCATGCAATTAATGTCTGACAGGAACATTCGTTACCTACCCGTTTTTGAAAACGATTCCATTGCCGGAATAATTTCAATGACAGATGTTATTAAGGAAATAATTTCTTCACAAGAAGAAACTATTACACACTTGCGGGATTATGTTCATTCAAGTTTATAA
- the msrA gene encoding peptide-methionine (S)-S-oxide reductase MsrA, translating into MIKNLAIAFITFIALSCNAQKSKTTKDSNNMTTTNSSQKTDTATFGNGCFWCTEAVFQELKGVLKVTSGYSGGTVENPTYKQVCTGTTGHAECLQIVYDPSVISYDELLEVFWKTHDPTTLNRQGNDVGTQYRSVVFYHSDEQKAKAEKYKDELNKAGAYPDPIVTIIEPFTKFYPAEDYHQNYFNENGDEPYCRLVIRPKVEKFEKVFKDKLKKN; encoded by the coding sequence ATGATCAAAAATCTGGCTATAGCATTCATAACGTTTATCGCTTTATCTTGTAATGCTCAAAAATCAAAAACAACAAAGGACAGTAATAATATGACAACAACCAATTCATCTCAAAAAACAGATACAGCAACCTTTGGCAATGGCTGCTTCTGGTGTACAGAAGCCGTTTTCCAGGAGTTGAAAGGAGTACTAAAAGTAACCAGCGGTTACAGCGGCGGCACTGTTGAAAACCCTACCTACAAACAGGTTTGCACAGGCACAACCGGACATGCTGAATGTCTGCAGATTGTATACGATCCATCCGTTATCAGCTATGATGAACTATTGGAAGTGTTTTGGAAAACACATGACCCAACCACTTTAAACAGGCAGGGCAATGATGTGGGTACGCAATATCGCAGCGTAGTTTTTTATCATAGTGATGAACAAAAAGCGAAAGCTGAAAAGTATAAAGACGAATTAAATAAGGCAGGTGCTTATCCTGACCCGATCGTTACGATAATAGAACCTTTTACTAAATTCTATCCTGCGGAAGATTATCATCAGAATTATTTCAATGAAAACGGTGATGAACCTTATTGCCGCTTGGTGATAAGACCTAAGGTGGAAAAGTTTGAGAAGGTGTTTAAGGATAAGTTGAAGAAGAATTAA
- a CDS encoding TolC family protein, with translation MRKNLILLFTIGIFAYGNTFSQTKNDSLLTDATINSCIQYALTHQPQIQQSLINEKITDETVKIKLADWFPQLNLNYSYQNNIQLQTAYISGGYAQTGTHNVSGLGASVTQNIFNKDLLLANRTAGDVRKEAAQETSNNKINTIAAVSKAYYDVLLTQKQVDVIDEDISRLERSLKDAYNQYQGGIVDKTDYKRATISLNNAKAQRKQIASEVIAKYAYLKQQMGYPDSASLTLYYDTLQIEKDAAADTSALVNYDSRIEYQILQTQRKLYEANIKYYKWSYLPTVSAFGAYNFNYLNNQFSKLYAESFPNSLVGLQLTLPIFQGGKRIYQTRQAEQQLQILDLDIVNLKNNINVQYQSALAEYKGNWASYVSLKDNVALANDVYNVIRLQYQQGIKTYLDVIIAESDLRSAQLNYFTSLYQLLESKIDMQKALGTL, from the coding sequence ATGAGGAAAAATTTAATACTCTTATTTACCATCGGCATTTTTGCATACGGTAATACCTTTTCACAAACCAAAAATGATTCTCTCCTGACTGATGCTACTATTAATAGTTGTATCCAATATGCGTTAACGCATCAGCCGCAGATCCAGCAATCACTCATTAACGAAAAAATAACCGACGAAACGGTTAAGATAAAATTAGCGGATTGGTTCCCACAATTGAATCTTAATTATTCCTATCAGAATAATATTCAACTGCAAACGGCCTATATCAGTGGCGGGTATGCGCAAACTGGTACTCATAATGTGTCAGGCTTAGGCGCCAGCGTTACACAAAATATTTTCAATAAAGATTTACTATTAGCAAACAGAACAGCAGGTGATGTACGCAAGGAAGCTGCACAAGAAACAAGCAACAATAAAATAAACACCATCGCTGCCGTTAGCAAAGCTTATTACGATGTGTTGCTAACACAAAAGCAAGTGGATGTTATAGATGAAGATATTTCCCGTTTGGAACGTAGCTTGAAAGATGCCTACAATCAATACCAGGGCGGCATTGTAGACAAAACAGATTACAAGCGTGCTACCATTTCATTGAACAATGCAAAAGCACAACGCAAACAAATAGCATCGGAAGTAATTGCAAAATACGCTTATTTAAAGCAGCAAATGGGTTATCCCGATAGCGCTTCGCTGACATTATATTATGATACCTTACAAATAGAAAAAGATGCTGCCGCAGATACCAGCGCTTTGGTGAATTACGACAGCCGCATTGAATACCAGATACTGCAAACACAACGGAAATTATACGAAGCAAACATCAAATATTATAAATGGAGTTACCTGCCTACTGTTTCTGCATTCGGCGCTTATAATTTTAATTACTTAAATAACCAGTTCAGTAAATTATATGCTGAGTCTTTCCCCAACTCTTTAGTGGGATTGCAATTAACGTTACCGATCTTTCAAGGCGGAAAAAGAATATATCAAACAAGGCAAGCTGAGCAACAACTACAAATACTTGACCTGGATATTGTGAATCTGAAGAACAATATCAATGTTCAATATCAATCTGCATTGGCAGAATATAAAGGCAATTGGGCATCGTATGTTTCGTTAAAGGATAATGTGGCATTGGCAAATGATGTGTACAATGTTATACGCTTGCAATATCAACAAGGCATAAAAACATATTTGGATGTGATCATCGCTGAAAGCGATCTGCGCTCTGCTCAGCTTAATTATTTTACTTCCCTGTATCAATTATTAGAAAGTAAAATAGACATGCAGAAAGCCTTAGGCACATTATAA
- a CDS encoding efflux RND transporter periplasmic adaptor subunit, whose product MIQSFFKSLIVISVTATITSCGGHSSTAPTAPPPTPVNVRVVAKGAAVYFDTYPATIVALNQVDLKAQVTGYITGIYFSDGQHVTKGQKLYDIDRLQYQATYDNAVGNLNVVKSNLDKAQQDANRYNDLLKQDAIAKQVVDHALADLQSAKMQVSAASATVSRAAADLKYATIYAPFDGTIGISQVKSGALVTANQTLLNTVSTDNPMAVDIAIDQKEIPRFVALQHAATAKDSTLTIQFSDNTVYSEPGTISFIDRAVDPTTGTIKVRLSFPNKDGLLRSGMNCNIAVKNNNAQESFVLAPYKAVVEQLGEYFVFVVDHNKALQRKVTLGARINDNIVVKAGLQEGDSLVIEGVQKLRDSSAVQIGAPKK is encoded by the coding sequence ATGATTCAAAGCTTTTTTAAATCATTAATCGTAATAAGCGTTACTGCAACCATTACATCATGTGGTGGTCATTCATCCACTGCTCCCACTGCACCGCCGCCAACACCGGTAAATGTGCGTGTAGTGGCAAAAGGTGCTGCTGTTTATTTTGATACATACCCTGCAACCATTGTTGCATTGAACCAGGTAGATCTAAAAGCGCAGGTAACCGGTTACATTACCGGCATATATTTCAGTGATGGTCAGCATGTAACCAAAGGACAAAAGCTATATGATATTGACCGTTTGCAATACCAGGCTACGTATGATAATGCAGTTGGCAATTTGAATGTAGTGAAGTCAAACTTAGATAAAGCGCAGCAAGATGCCAATCGTTATAATGATCTATTAAAGCAAGATGCGATCGCCAAACAAGTAGTTGATCATGCATTGGCAGATCTGCAAAGTGCTAAAATGCAGGTAAGCGCTGCTTCTGCAACAGTTTCAAGAGCGGCGGCAGATTTAAAATATGCTACTATCTATGCGCCGTTTGATGGAACGATCGGAATATCACAAGTAAAATCCGGTGCATTAGTTACAGCCAATCAAACGTTATTAAATACCGTTTCTACAGATAACCCAATGGCGGTTGATATTGCCATTGATCAAAAAGAAATTCCACGTTTTGTTGCATTGCAACATGCCGCTACTGCAAAAGATTCTACACTAACGATACAATTTTCAGACAATACCGTTTATTCGGAACCCGGCACCATCAGCTTCATTGATCGTGCGGTTGATCCAACAACGGGTACCATTAAAGTACGTTTAAGTTTTCCGAATAAAGATGGATTATTGAGATCAGGAATGAACTGCAACATCGCCGTTAAAAATAACAATGCACAGGAATCATTTGTATTGGCGCCTTATAAAGCTGTGGTAGAACAGTTAGGTGAATACTTTGTGTTTGTGGTAGATCATAATAAAGCATTGCAACGTAAAGTAACATTAGGTGCAAGAATAAATGATAACATAGTTGTGAAAGCTGGTTTGCAGGAAGGTGATTCTTTAGTTATTGAAGGTGTACAAAAGTTGCGTGATAGTTCTGCTGTACAGATCGGTGCACCTAAGAAATAG